CCACCGCCCCGGCAGCCTGTCCGAACCTCAAATGTTGCTCTGAAGGAGGGCGGCGGGCGGTTCGGGTGGCGACGGCGGGGCCATACCACCGTCACCACGCAGGGGGCGTGAAGGAGGCGGGGACCATGAGACGACTGGGGACGGGCATCGGCTGGCGGCCGGAGATCGCGGACGCCGTGGAACGGATGCCGGGCGTCGACTGGGTCGAGGCCGTCGCCGAGAACGTGTGTCCGGGACACCTGCCCGACTCCCTGCTGCGGCTGCGCGAGCGCGGGGTCACCGTGATCCCGCACGGCGTCTCGCTCGGGCTCGGGGACGCGGAACGGCCCGACGCCGGACGGCTGGCCGCGCTCGCCGAGCGGGCCGAGGCCCTGGGCTCGCCGCTGGTCACCGAGCACATCGCGTTCGTCCGCGCGGGCGGTCCCCTGACGGCGTCCCCTCGGCTGGAGGCCGGGCATCTGCTGCCCGTTCCGCGCACCCGCGACGCCCTGCGCGTGCTGTGCGAGAACGTGCGCATCGCGCAGGAGGCACTGCCCGTACCGCTGGCCGTCGAGAACATCGCCGCGCTCGTCGCGTGGCCGGGCGAGGAGATGACCGAGGGACAGTTCCTGTACGAGCTGGCCGACCGCACGGGCGTACGGCTGCTGATCGACGTGGCCAACCTGCACACGAACCACGTCAACCGGGGCGAGGACCCCGTCAAGGCGCTCGCCGAACTGCCCCTGGAGGCCATCGCCTACGTGCATGTGGCGGGCGGCTTCGAACGGGACGGCGTCTGGCACGACAGCCACGCCCACCCGGTGCCCCGGCCGGTCCTCGACATCCTCACCGATCTCGCGTCACGGGCGCCGCTGCCGGGAGTGCTGCTGGAGCGGGACGACGACTTCCCCGAACCGGCTGAGCTGGAGCGGGAGTTGCGTGTGATCCGAGAGGCCGTCGAGGCCGGCGGGACAAGGCGTCCCACGGCAGGGACGGGGACGGGAACCGGGAGCGAGCCAGGGACACGGACCGGGGGCGGGACGGGGGCGGCGACGGCGACGGCGACGGCGGACGATGCCGGCCCCGCCGCCCGGGAGACGGAACCGTTCGCGCCCGACGAGGCCGCCCGTCAGCGTCTCGGCCTCGCCCAGGCGGCCCTGCTGTCCGCGCTCGTCGCCGGGACACCGGTCCCCGAGGGCTTCGACCGGGTGCGGCTCGGCGTCCAGTCCCGGGCGCTGGCGGCCAAGCGGGCGGACGTGGTGGCTAAGGTGGCCCCGGAGCTGCCGCTGATCCTCAAAAGCGGATACCGGCCCGCGTTCGTCGCCTACGCCCAAGGGCGTCCGATGCGCGGCGGCTACCGGCAGGACGCCCTCGACTTCGCCGAGGAGCTGCTCACGGGCGGACACTCGGCGGAGGGCCGGACCCGCCGCGACCTGCGCCGCTGGTGGCTGGACCGCTCGGGCCCCGCACCCCGGCCGACGTCACGCCTGGGACAGGTGGGACGGGCGGGACGGTCGCTGATCCGGCGGTGAGGCACGAGGCGCCCGAGCGCCCGAGGTATCCGTGGCCCCGGCCCCACGGTCCTCGGTTCCTCGGCCCTCGGACACCGGCCCCACGGTCCTTGGTTCCCCGGCCCCACAGTCCCCGACCCCACGATCCCGGCCCCACGCTCCCCGGTTCCCCGGCCCTCGGAGACCGGGCCCTCGGACACCGGCCCCACAGTCCCCGACCCCACGTCCCCGGTCCCCCGGCCCCACGTCCCCGGTTCCCCGGCCCTCGGACACCCGGCCCTCGGACACCGGCCCCACAGTCCCCGACCCCACGTCCCCGGTCCCCCGGCCCCACGCTCCCCGGTTCCCCGGCCCTCGGACACCGGCCCCACGGTCCCCGGGTCCTCGGGCACCGGCTCCCGGGCCGTCGCGCCACCATGTCGCCGGGCTGCCCGAATGTGCCGGGGTTAACACCCGGCCGCGGTCGGCGCGCACCGCACCCGCTTCCTCCACCGTTTGCTCATGGTTTCTCCGCTTTCCGGACCCTCATCGGCCGTACCGTCCCGGGTGATATGCACCGTTTCCAACCATTGAGCCACATACGGCAGTTGGCAGGGCAGGCGCAGTAATATGCCAGTTCGGCAAACCGAAGCGCACTAGCGTGCAGTGCCGCGAGCAGGAGGCTCCCCATGCGGCCGCGACCGCCCGTCAAGGGCAGAGGCATCTTCAGTGGTACCGGGCTCATCGTCACGGGCCTGGCGGCGACCCTGGCGGCGCTGGTCTTCCCGATCTGGTCGTACGCCGACCGGTCGGGCACCGGAGTCGACGTGCTGAACGCGCAGACCGTGTCGACGCAGTACGGGCCGCTGTCCGCACTGGACCGGGAGTTCGTCACCAAGGTCCGGCTGGCGGGGTTGTGGGAGCTGCCCGCCGGCCGGCAGGCGGAGGCGAAGGGCACGACCGAGGCCGTGCGGACGGCGGGGCGGCATCTGGTCGAGGGCCACACCTTCCTCGACGAGCGGGTGCGTACCGTCGCCTCCCGGCTGGGCCTCGCCCTGCCGAACGAGCCCAACGACCAGCAGACGGGCTGGCTGAGCGAACTCGACGCGGCGCAGGGCGTGCAGTTCGACCGCGAGTTCGCCAACATCCTGCGCCTCGCGCACGGACGGGTCTTCTCCGTCGTCGCCCAGGTGCGGGCCAGTACCCGCAACTCGCTGGTGCGCGGACTCGCCGACGACGCCAACACCACCGTGCTGGACCACATCAAGATCCTGGAGGCCACCGGGTACGTCGACTTCGACGCCCTCGCCCGGGACATGGCCGCCGGCAGCACACCGCCGATCACCCGGTCCCCCGGCCCGCCGGGCCCGACGGCGGATCCCGGCACCGCCCTGCCGGTGGCGCCCCCGCCGTCTCCCACCTACACGCTCCCGCCGGCCGCGGCCAGCCCGCCGCCCGGCTCCTGAGGCCGGCACGGACAAGCGGAACATCACATACCCGCAAAGCCCGGTCCGGATGATGAACGGGGCATGGTGTTCCGCGGTGCGCATGGCATAGAAACGCGGCATGGTCTGGGTGCTTCTCCTCCTGCTGGCGTGGGCCGTCGCGGGCGCGTCGTGCACACGGCTGTGCCTGGCCGCCGTACGGGCGGCGACCGTCGACGAGGACACGGGCGGGGGCCACGACCTCACGCTCTACGAAGCGGCCTTCCTGTCCGGCGGCCCCGGCCGGGTCGCCGATCTGACCATGGTGTCCATGGCGCGGCAGCGGCGGCTGCTGCTCGCCCGCACCGGCTGGGCGACCGTCGTGGACCCGCTCGGACGCGACGAGATGGAGCGGTCCGTCATAGGGGCCATCGGCCCCGGGGGACAGTCCCGGATCGCCCCGGTGCGAGCCGCCGCAGCGGCCGCGGACGCCGTGGGCGGTCTCGCCGACCGGCTGGTCCGCGCCGGTCTCGCGGTCCCCGACGGAGCCCGTACGACGGTCGCGGCCGGGGTGCGGCAGGTGCGGGCCGCCGCCGCGTTCGTCCTCGCGCTGGGCGCCACCGCACTGCTGCTCCCCGCCACCCCCGACATGCCCCGCGACCTGGTCGCGCTCTGGTTCGCGCTGCCCCTGGCCCTCACCCTGAGCTGTCTCGCGATCGCGCGGGTGGAGGTGCATCCGTACTCGCGCTGGGCGTCCCCGGCCGGGCAGCGGCTGCTGGGCGCCCTGGCGCGGCGCTCCGGTGCCCTGGGGGACGACCGCACCTACCTGACGTCCGTCGCCGTGCGCGGGATCCGCGCGGTGGGCGAGCCGGACCTGCGGGCGGCCTTCGCACACCGGGAGCAGCACGGGCAGGACTGAGGCGGGGCGCGCTCGGCCGACGGGGGGCGCACAGGGGGCATTGGCGCCGACACCCTCCGGTGGTGCTTGCCTTCCCCCACGGTCGAACCAAACATCCCTTCTGTCGCCGCCGTGCACCGAAGGGACACCCGATGAGAGCCGCCGCCCTCCACTCGGCCGCAGGAGCCCTGCTCCTGACGGCCCTCTCCGCCGTCCCGGCGGGCGGCGTCCCGGGCGCCACCGCACTGTCCGCCCCGACCGGAGTCGCCCTGGCCGCCGTCCGGGCCGCCGCGAAGGGCGTCGACTTCGGCACCTGCTCCGACGCTCAGGACCTGCCCGGCACCATGCAGTGCGGCACGGTCCTCGTCCCGCTCGACTACACGAAACCGAACGGCAAGCAGCTCGAACTGACCGTCAGCCGGGTGGCGGCCACCCACCGGGACCCGCACAACAGCAAGCGCCGGGTGCCCCGGCAGGGCGCGCTGGTCTACAACCCGGGCGGCCCCGGCGGGTCGGGGCTGTACTTCCCGCTCATCGGACTGCTGCCGGAGTGGAAGCGCATCGGCGCGGCCTACGACCTCGTCGGCTACGACCCGCGCGGGGTGGGCCGTTCGGCGCCCGTGTCCTGCCAGGACCCCAAGCACTTCTTCAAGGGGCCCTCGCCCGCCCCGACCCACCCCTCGCCCGCGTACAAGCGGGAGCGCATCGCGCAGGCGAAGGCGTACGCGACGGGCTGTGCGAAGCGGACCGGCGGCGCCCTGCGGCACTACAACTCCCTCAACAACGCCCGCGACCTGGACGTGCTGCGCGCCGCGCTCGGCGAGGAGCGGCTGACGTTCATGGGGGCGTCGTACGGCACCTACTTCGGGGCGGTCTACGCGACGTTGTTCCCGTCCCATGTGCGGCGCATGGTGTTCGACGCGGCCGTGAACCCGGACCCGGCGCAGATCTGGTACCGCAACAACCTCGAGCAGTCGGCGGCGTTCGAGAGCCGCTGGACGGACTTCCGGGAGTGGATCGCGCGGCACGACGACGTCTACGGCCTCGGCGGCACGGCGGACGCGGTGCTGAACAGCTACGAGCGGGCACGCGCCCGGCTGGCGGCGGAGCCCGCCGGCGGGAAGGTGGGCCCGGGCCAGCTCCAGGGCGCGTTCCTTCAGGCCGGGTACTACGACGACTACTGGCCCGCCCGGGCGCAGGCGCTGTCCGAGTACCTGAAGGGCGATCCCAAGCAGCTGATCGCGCAGGCCGGGCCGGTGCGTGAGGCCGCGGCGGAGGCGGAGAACGCGAACGCCGTGTACACGGCGGTGGAGTGCAACGACGCGTCCTGGCCCACGGACTGGAAGGTGTGGGACCGCGACAACACGCGGCTCGCGCGCGTGGCGCCCTTCGAGACGTGGGACAACGTGTGGGCGAACCTGCCGTGCGCGTACTGGCCGGCGCCCCGGCAGCAGCCGGTCGACGTACGGACCGGGCCGGGCGAGCTGCCGCCGACGCTGATCCTGGCGGCCGAGCACGACGCCGCCGCGCCCTACGACGGGGCCCTCGAGATGCACCGGCGTCTGTCCGGCTCGGTCCTGGTGACGGAGCGGGACGCCGGCACCCACGGCATCGCGGGCGGGCCCAACCGCTGCGTCAACGGTCATCTCGACGCGTATCTGCTGGAGGGCCGGCTCCCGGTCCGGCGTGCTTCCTGCGCGGCGCACCCGGAGCCGAAGCCGACCGCTTCGCGGTGAGACCGGCGGGGAACCGCGGGCCGCGTGGGGCAGGTCACGCCCACGCGGCCCGGCGGCGTTGGGATCCGGACACGGTCCCGCGTCCCCAGGAGGGGCGTCAGGCGAGCTCGGCGACCAGATCGGCCACCGACTTGCGGCGGCCCGTGTAGAAGGGGACCTCTTCGCGGACGTGCATGCGGGCCTCCGAGGCGCGCAGGTGCCGCATGAGGTCGACGATGCGGTACAGCTCGTCGGCCTCGAAGGCGAGGATCCACTCGTAGTCGCCCAGCGAGAACGAGGCGACGGTGTTGGCGCGGACGTCCGGGTAGCCGCGGGCCATCTTGCCGTGGTCGGCGAGCATGCGGCGGCGGTCCTCGTCGGGCAGCAGGTACCAGTCGTAGGAGCGCACGAAGGGGTAGACGCTCACGTAGTCGCGGGGCGTCTCGTCGGCGAGGAACGCCGGGATGTGCGAGCGGTTGAACTCGGCGGGGCGGTGCAGCGCCATGTTCGACCAGACCGGCTCCAGGGCGCGGCCCAGCCTCGTGCGGCGGAAGAGGTTGTACGCCTCCTGGAGCTGGTCGGCGGTCTCGGCGTGCCACCAGATCAGAACGTCGGCGTCGGCGCGCAGCCCCGACACGTCGTACGTGCCGCGGACCGTCACGTCCTTGGCGGCGAGCTGGTCGAACAGCTCCTGGACCTCGTCGGCATAGCCCGAGCGGTCCTCGGGCAGCACGTCCTTCAGCCTGAAGACGGACCACAGCGTGTAACGGATGACCTCGTTGAGGTCCTTGGCCAGCTTGCCCTTGTTGGGGACCCTGCCGGACTCGGTGGTGGGGGCGTCGTCACTCATGCCGTCATTCTCCCGCTCCGCCGTGCAGACTCTGCACCGGGTGGGCCGCGAGGTCCCGCAGGGCGCGCAGGTCGCCGCCGAGCTGATCGACCGCGGCGTACGCGCTCGCGATGCAGGCCGGGATGCCCACGCCGTCGTACTGCGCGCCGCACACCGCGAGGTTCGGGAGTGCGGCGACCTGCTCACGGATGCCGGCCACGCGCGCGTGGTGGCCGACCGGGTACTGGGGCAGGCCGTCGGTCCAGCGGGTGACGCGCGTTTCGAGGGGCGTGGCGTCCAGCCCCGTGGCCGCCCGCAGGTCGTGCCGGGAGACGGCGACGAGGTCGGCGTCCTCGCGCTCCAGGATCTCCGTCTCGCCGTAGCGCCCGACGGAGGTCCGCAGGACGACCGTGTCCGGGTTCTCGTCGGCGATCCAGCCCCACTTCTGCGAGGCGAAGGTGGACGCCTTGATGGTGCGTCCGTCGACGGGCGGGACGAGGAAACCGCTGCCGGCGGGGAGGGCCGTCTCGGAGCGCCGGTAGGCGAGGGTGACGAGCGCCATGGAGGCGTACTCCACCGTGCGCAGTGCGGCGGCGGCGCCGGGGGACGAGGGGGCCAGCAGCGCGGCCGCCGCCGGTGCGGGGACGGCGACGACCACGGCGTCGGCGTGCAGCTCCCGCCCGGCCGTGGTGACGCGCCAGCCTCCGTCGGTCACGCGGTGCAGTCCGGTCACCGGTACACGCGTGTGGATTGCGCCGCCGCGCGCTTCGACGGACGCGGCCACGGCGAGCGGCAGGGAGCCCACCCCGCCGACGACGCCCATGAACACCGGGCCGGTCTGCGCGTTCGCGGCCGCCTTCGCCTGGATGTCGCGGACGGCCTCCGTCAAGGAGGTGTGGGTGCGGGCCGCCCGGTACAGCTGCGGGACGGCCGAGCGCAGCGAGATCCGGTAGGCGTCACCGGCGTACACCCCGCCGAGCAGCGGTTCCACGAGGCGGTCGACGACCTCGCGGCCCAAGCGCGCCGCCACGTACTCCCCGACGGCCACGTCCTCCCCGACCTCCGTGCGGGGCAGATCGGCGTCGCGCTCGATCCGGGCGAGGCCCTCGTCGGACAG
This Streptomyces sp. NBC_00377 DNA region includes the following protein-coding sequences:
- a CDS encoding DUF692 domain-containing protein — translated: MRRLGTGIGWRPEIADAVERMPGVDWVEAVAENVCPGHLPDSLLRLRERGVTVIPHGVSLGLGDAERPDAGRLAALAERAEALGSPLVTEHIAFVRAGGPLTASPRLEAGHLLPVPRTRDALRVLCENVRIAQEALPVPLAVENIAALVAWPGEEMTEGQFLYELADRTGVRLLIDVANLHTNHVNRGEDPVKALAELPLEAIAYVHVAGGFERDGVWHDSHAHPVPRPVLDILTDLASRAPLPGVLLERDDDFPEPAELERELRVIREAVEAGGTRRPTAGTGTGTGSEPGTRTGGGTGAATATATADDAGPAARETEPFAPDEAARQRLGLAQAALLSALVAGTPVPEGFDRVRLGVQSRALAAKRADVVAKVAPELPLILKSGYRPAFVAYAQGRPMRGGYRQDALDFAEELLTGGHSAEGRTRRDLRRWWLDRSGPAPRPTSRLGQVGRAGRSLIRR
- a CDS encoding DUF4142 domain-containing protein; the encoded protein is MRPRPPVKGRGIFSGTGLIVTGLAATLAALVFPIWSYADRSGTGVDVLNAQTVSTQYGPLSALDREFVTKVRLAGLWELPAGRQAEAKGTTEAVRTAGRHLVEGHTFLDERVRTVASRLGLALPNEPNDQQTGWLSELDAAQGVQFDREFANILRLAHGRVFSVVAQVRASTRNSLVRGLADDANTTVLDHIKILEATGYVDFDALARDMAAGSTPPITRSPGPPGPTADPGTALPVAPPPSPTYTLPPAAASPPPGS
- a CDS encoding TIGR04222 domain-containing membrane protein — its product is MVWVLLLLLAWAVAGASCTRLCLAAVRAATVDEDTGGGHDLTLYEAAFLSGGPGRVADLTMVSMARQRRLLLARTGWATVVDPLGRDEMERSVIGAIGPGGQSRIAPVRAAAAAADAVGGLADRLVRAGLAVPDGARTTVAAGVRQVRAAAAFVLALGATALLLPATPDMPRDLVALWFALPLALTLSCLAIARVEVHPYSRWASPAGQRLLGALARRSGALGDDRTYLTSVAVRGIRAVGEPDLRAAFAHREQHGQD
- a CDS encoding alpha/beta hydrolase, with product MRAAALHSAAGALLLTALSAVPAGGVPGATALSAPTGVALAAVRAAAKGVDFGTCSDAQDLPGTMQCGTVLVPLDYTKPNGKQLELTVSRVAATHRDPHNSKRRVPRQGALVYNPGGPGGSGLYFPLIGLLPEWKRIGAAYDLVGYDPRGVGRSAPVSCQDPKHFFKGPSPAPTHPSPAYKRERIAQAKAYATGCAKRTGGALRHYNSLNNARDLDVLRAALGEERLTFMGASYGTYFGAVYATLFPSHVRRMVFDAAVNPDPAQIWYRNNLEQSAAFESRWTDFREWIARHDDVYGLGGTADAVLNSYERARARLAAEPAGGKVGPGQLQGAFLQAGYYDDYWPARAQALSEYLKGDPKQLIAQAGPVREAAAEAENANAVYTAVECNDASWPTDWKVWDRDNTRLARVAPFETWDNVWANLPCAYWPAPRQQPVDVRTGPGELPPTLILAAEHDAAAPYDGALEMHRRLSGSVLVTERDAGTHGIAGGPNRCVNGHLDAYLLEGRLPVRRASCAAHPEPKPTASR
- the hemQ gene encoding hydrogen peroxide-dependent heme synthase, producing MSDDAPTTESGRVPNKGKLAKDLNEVIRYTLWSVFRLKDVLPEDRSGYADEVQELFDQLAAKDVTVRGTYDVSGLRADADVLIWWHAETADQLQEAYNLFRRTRLGRALEPVWSNMALHRPAEFNRSHIPAFLADETPRDYVSVYPFVRSYDWYLLPDEDRRRMLADHGKMARGYPDVRANTVASFSLGDYEWILAFEADELYRIVDLMRHLRASEARMHVREEVPFYTGRRKSVADLVAELA
- the hemG gene encoding protoporphyrinogen oxidase; its protein translation is MSATGTGTGQHVVVIGAGIAGLAAAHRLLERGARVTVLEASHRVGGKLLPGDIAGTRVDLGAESMLARRPEAVALAREVGLSDRLRPPATATASIWTRGALRPMPKGHVMGVPGTATALAGVLSDEGLARIERDADLPRTEVGEDVAVGEYVAARLGREVVDRLVEPLLGGVYAGDAYRISLRSAVPQLYRAARTHTSLTEAVRDIQAKAAANAQTGPVFMGVVGGVGSLPLAVAASVEARGGAIHTRVPVTGLHRVTDGGWRVTTAGRELHADAVVVAVPAPAAAALLAPSSPGAAAALRTVEYASMALVTLAYRRSETALPAGSGFLVPPVDGRTIKASTFASQKWGWIADENPDTVVLRTSVGRYGETEILEREDADLVAVSRHDLRAATGLDATPLETRVTRWTDGLPQYPVGHHARVAGIREQVAALPNLAVCGAQYDGVGIPACIASAYAAVDQLGGDLRALRDLAAHPVQSLHGGAGE